From Alteromonas sp. BL110:
TACAATGCTCACTAATCCTGAAGAACTTGCTCCCAACGCATTAATTACAGTTCAAGCGCAAACGGTAATTAATGATAAAAATTGGGGTAGTGCCTATTACGGCTGGGACAATGAATACGGAACTCAGCAAGAATCTGTAAGCGAGTTTAGTGCATCTAAGTTTCTGGTAAGCAATGGCGAGTATTTAGCTTTCGTTAAAGACGGCGGTTATCACAACGCGAAGTACTGGGAAGCTGAAGGCAACAAGTGGCGTGAATACACCCAGGCTCAACACCCTGTGTTTTGGGTCAAAAAGGGCGATGACTATGCCTATCGCAGTATGCTTGAAGAACACCCACTTCCTGTAGATTGGCCGGTAGACGTTAATTATCATGAAGCTAAAGCCTTTTGTAATTACTTAAGCGAGAAGACTGGTTCGCTTGTTCGCCTACCGACAGAAAACGAATGGCAAGCTCTACGTCAGAATGCTGGTGTAACACAAACCGTATACGCTGATGGTTTCAATATTGCGCTTCAAAAATACGCTTCGAGTGAGCCTGTTAATGTTAATCAGTCAGGTGAATTTTTTGATGTGGTAGGGAACGTATGGCAGTGGACTGAAACACCAATTTATCCGTTTGAAGGTTTTAAGGTGCACCCTCTGTACGATGACTTTACTACGCCAACGTATGATAACAAGCATAACCTCATTAAAGGTGGTAGCTGGGTATCTACTGGCAACGAGGCAATGAAAGACAGCCGTTACGCATTTAGGCGCCATTTCTTTCAGCACGCCGGGTTTAGATATGTTCAAGGAAAGCGAGTTATAGCAGTGAACGATTTTGATTACGAAAGCGATACACAAGTGTCGCAATATAGCGAGTTTCACTATGGTGACGAATACTATGGTGTGCCTAATTTCGCCAAAGCCAGTGCTCAGTTTTGTATTGAGAATATGCAAGGGCGTGAGCATAGCAAAGCATTAGACTTAGGTTGTGCTGTGGGAAGGTCTTCTTTTGAACTTGCTAAGTATTTCGACCACGTTGATGGCATTGATTTTTCTGCTCGCTTTATAAAAACCGCATTCGATATGCAAGAGCGTGGAGAGATCCGCTATAACCTAATAGAAGAAGGCGAACTAACGTCATTCAAGGCAAGGAAACTTTCGGCCTTAGGTTTAGAAGAAAGTGCGGAAAAAGTCGCTTTTGCTCAGGGCGATGCGTGTAATTTAAAGCCTCAATATACTGGGTACGACCTTATCTTCATGGGGAATTTGATTGATAGGGTCTACAGCCCTAGAAAAGTATTGGCTGATATGGCAAAACGTTTAAACAAAGGCGGTCTGCTGGTTGTAGCCAGCCCCTTCACTTGGCTGGAAGAATACACAGAGAGAAGCGAGTGGTTAGGGGGCTATAAAGATGAAAATGGTGAAACACTTAGCTCTACGCAAGCATTAGAAGATGCCCTAGGTAGCGGCTTCAAGCGTGTTGGGGAGCCCACAGAGTTGCCGTTTGTCATCCGCGAAACCAAACGTAAATATCAGCACACGCTTTCGGAGTTCAATGTATTTGAAAAGATAAGCGAGTAAAAGCGAAAAAAGGAGCATAATGCCGCGCTTAGGGCCCGTGCTCTG
This genomic window contains:
- the ovoA gene encoding 5-histidylcysteine sulfoxide synthase, whose protein sequence is MQAMPTLNLREGTVGQKRQEIKAYFLDSFNTYESLFSCLANDEAFYERPETLRHPLIFYFGHTATFFINKLVLSKAINERINPKFESLFAIGVDEMSWDDLNDENYDWPKVEEVRQYRNQVRTLVCDLIDTMSFSMPIDWDSPMWPVVMGIEHERIHLETSSVLIRQLPISSVRPSSEWPVCPTMLTNPEELAPNALITVQAQTVINDKNWGSAYYGWDNEYGTQQESVSEFSASKFLVSNGEYLAFVKDGGYHNAKYWEAEGNKWREYTQAQHPVFWVKKGDDYAYRSMLEEHPLPVDWPVDVNYHEAKAFCNYLSEKTGSLVRLPTENEWQALRQNAGVTQTVYADGFNIALQKYASSEPVNVNQSGEFFDVVGNVWQWTETPIYPFEGFKVHPLYDDFTTPTYDNKHNLIKGGSWVSTGNEAMKDSRYAFRRHFFQHAGFRYVQGKRVIAVNDFDYESDTQVSQYSEFHYGDEYYGVPNFAKASAQFCIENMQGREHSKALDLGCAVGRSSFELAKYFDHVDGIDFSARFIKTAFDMQERGEIRYNLIEEGELTSFKARKLSALGLEESAEKVAFAQGDACNLKPQYTGYDLIFMGNLIDRVYSPRKVLADMAKRLNKGGLLVVASPFTWLEEYTERSEWLGGYKDENGETLSSTQALEDALGSGFKRVGEPTELPFVIRETKRKYQHTLSEFNVFEKISE